A DNA window from Leptolyngbya sp. KIOST-1 contains the following coding sequences:
- the mobF gene encoding MobF family relaxase, whose protein sequence is MLSLTVISANQGETYYTAENYYTNEENQAHSGWWGQGAKSLGLSGQVQGADFKNLLHGSHPQGHQTLSGRKIDPDRHRAGLDLTFSAPKSISLAALVGGNEAIEQAHRTAVTRTLAIIEERYAQTRVRTPEGRQVVGTGNLIVAQFHHDTSREKDPQLHTHCVVINATQLNDGRWQSLHNDTLFKQQKLLGMIYQNELAVEVQRLGYGIEPRANGQFELRGYQAEDLQTFSKRREQILAAVEENATAQARELATLMTRAPKGKEIPREELRTYWQQQAQALKLEHPQPQLMDWQSQPKRATQAGLTHCAEREAVFHREQVERFALENHLGQQLFDDVQQTVDTDPEVIHTHDQRLTTQTAVLRELETIRTVLDGRGDVGAIASPDLVEANLRNQGLTEGQVQGVMLAATTRDRVIAWQGVAGAGKSYALNQFRQIAEAQGYTVRGFAPSAEAAKALGDSAQIQPVETVAALLCAQPVEPNPAQPEVWVVDEAGLLSAKDALALVTKAQAQQARVVLVGDTRQLSAVEAGNPFKSLQQAGMATAYLTQSLRQKNQQIKAGVDLIAAGEIAAGVRQLKPYIHQVSSQEARAAAIARDYLALAPDERKKTLLLAGTNQERLAITQLVREGMKAEGTLGQGLTVKRLKARDLTETQASYAHHFQPGNMLIPQASYKRLGLEKGQRYEVLTTDSHSNGLTLRGQSEGALQVDPAQIRRKSVYEVEEMEIAVGDRLRWTCNDHALGRRNGQEFEVVGLEEGQVLMRWGQGELGSFEGSELAHLDYALVSTTYAAQGKSAERVIGALDRHVARASFYVAVSRVKRELRLYASEDLDRLIERVERSRAKENPGEVTGISSGRSQPTDLPLPTNLNNLVAMASQQANLAHTMHNNSSNKQDGSLER, encoded by the coding sequence ATGCTCAGCCTGACGGTGATCAGCGCCAACCAGGGCGAAACATACTACACCGCCGAGAATTACTACACCAATGAAGAGAACCAGGCCCACTCGGGTTGGTGGGGCCAGGGGGCCAAGAGCCTGGGGCTATCAGGCCAGGTGCAGGGGGCCGACTTCAAGAACCTGCTCCATGGCTCCCATCCTCAGGGGCACCAAACTCTATCGGGTCGAAAGATTGACCCAGATCGTCATCGAGCCGGGCTGGATTTAACTTTTAGTGCGCCCAAGAGTATCAGCCTGGCGGCCCTGGTCGGGGGGAATGAAGCGATCGAGCAGGCCCATCGCACTGCTGTTACTCGTACCCTGGCTATCATCGAGGAGCGCTATGCCCAAACACGGGTGCGGACACCGGAGGGACGTCAGGTAGTTGGCACCGGCAACCTGATCGTCGCCCAGTTCCACCACGACACCTCCCGCGAGAAGGATCCGCAGCTGCACACCCATTGCGTGGTGATCAATGCCACGCAGCTGAATGATGGTCGCTGGCAGTCGCTCCACAACGACACCCTCTTCAAGCAGCAAAAGCTGTTGGGGATGATTTACCAAAACGAGCTGGCGGTGGAGGTGCAGCGCCTGGGTTACGGCATTGAGCCCAGGGCCAACGGTCAGTTTGAACTCCGGGGGTATCAAGCCGAAGACCTCCAAACTTTCTCCAAGCGGCGGGAGCAGATTCTGGCAGCAGTAGAGGAGAATGCGACGGCCCAGGCGCGAGAGCTGGCGACGCTGATGACCCGAGCACCTAAGGGCAAGGAAATCCCCAGAGAAGAACTGCGCACCTACTGGCAGCAGCAGGCCCAGGCGCTGAAGCTGGAGCACCCTCAACCCCAGTTGATGGACTGGCAGAGCCAGCCGAAGCGGGCCACTCAAGCCGGGCTGACCCACTGCGCTGAGCGGGAGGCAGTGTTCCATCGCGAGCAAGTGGAGCGGTTTGCCCTGGAAAACCATCTGGGGCAGCAGCTCTTTGATGACGTGCAACAGACAGTGGACACCGATCCGGAAGTGATTCACACCCATGACCAGCGGCTGACTACCCAGACGGCGGTGCTGCGGGAGTTGGAGACCATTCGCACGGTATTGGATGGCCGAGGAGATGTGGGGGCGATCGCCTCGCCAGACTTGGTGGAAGCAAATCTGCGCAATCAGGGCCTGACCGAGGGCCAGGTGCAGGGGGTGATGTTGGCGGCCACCACCCGCGATCGCGTCATCGCCTGGCAGGGGGTGGCTGGGGCGGGGAAGAGCTATGCCCTGAATCAGTTTCGCCAGATTGCGGAGGCCCAGGGCTACACCGTTCGGGGCTTTGCTCCTAGTGCGGAGGCGGCGAAGGCCTTGGGCGACTCGGCTCAGATTCAGCCGGTGGAAACAGTGGCAGCATTGCTGTGTGCTCAACCAGTGGAACCGAACCCGGCTCAGCCTGAGGTATGGGTGGTAGACGAGGCGGGGCTCTTGAGTGCCAAGGATGCTTTGGCCCTGGTGACCAAAGCCCAGGCGCAGCAGGCCCGAGTGGTTTTGGTGGGAGATACCCGGCAGCTGTCGGCGGTGGAGGCGGGGAACCCGTTCAAGAGTTTGCAGCAGGCGGGGATGGCGACGGCCTACCTCACCCAGTCGTTGCGGCAGAAGAACCAGCAGATCAAGGCGGGGGTTGACCTGATTGCCGCTGGGGAAATTGCAGCGGGGGTGCGGCAGTTGAAGCCGTACATCCACCAGGTGAGTAGTCAGGAGGCGAGGGCAGCGGCGATCGCCCGCGACTATCTCGCCCTGGCTCCAGATGAGCGAAAGAAGACCTTGCTCTTGGCAGGCACCAACCAGGAGCGATTGGCGATTACCCAGCTGGTGCGAGAGGGCATGAAGGCAGAAGGCACCCTAGGCCAAGGTCTGACGGTAAAGCGGCTGAAGGCGAGGGATTTAACGGAGACCCAGGCCAGCTATGCCCACCATTTTCAGCCGGGGAATATGCTGATTCCCCAGGCCAGCTACAAGCGGCTGGGGTTAGAGAAGGGGCAGCGCTACGAGGTGCTGACGACGGATAGTCACAGTAATGGGCTGACGCTGCGGGGGCAATCCGAGGGAGCGTTGCAGGTGGATCCAGCCCAGATCCGGCGGAAGTCGGTCTATGAAGTGGAGGAGATGGAGATTGCGGTGGGCGATCGCCTGCGGTGGACGTGCAATGACCATGCCCTGGGGCGTCGCAATGGCCAGGAGTTTGAGGTGGTGGGGCTTGAGGAAGGGCAGGTACTGATGCGTTGGGGGCAAGGGGAGTTGGGATCCTTTGAGGGTTCGGAGCTAGCGCATCTGGACTACGCGCTGGTCAGCACCACCTATGCGGCCCAGGGCAAATCGGCGGAGCGGGTGATTGGGGCGTTGGATCGCCATGTGGCGCGCGCGAGCTTTTATGTGGCGGTGAGCCGGGTGAAGCGAGAGCTGCGGCTATATGCCTCGGAAGATTTGGATCGGCTGATCGAGCGGGTGGAGCGATCTAGGGCAAAGGAAAACCCTGGGGAGGTTACGGGTATCAGTAGTGGCCGCTCTCAGCCCACTGATTTGCCGCTACCGACCAATTTGAACAATTTAGTTGCTATGGCCAGCCAACAGGCAAACCTGGCCCACACAATGCATAACAACAGTTCCAACAAACAAGATGGAAGCTTGGAACGATAG
- a CDS encoding ParM/StbA family protein, whose amino-acid sequence MTQIIQTYIDMGSSATKCLYWQGQPYLLHLDPQVARLNPARLDRLMLGGLTSQEPEDSAYVMVGNSAYAIGALAIAQKGDSGLALPKRDRAVYKILATLGVIAEKTLVTQDFDTSGCEFTAQLGLLLPLEEYWQDRKELKAQILGAISDFSFRGRSLFGQLERVEMQPEGAGLYLAKGLQLARAGVGIRDSTVVVLMFGHRNLSILTFEKGSTPQETNSTSQGPGFVEYLKQCATELPGVAPDDPALLEAILQDHPTFHVPGRKEALDLTRACSYAREFYLDRVNQFLVEWLPSAEVEVIVGGGAAYFIRPELEQFFDQRGLTQQITWAEALRQEMTDVLRGQEGTAEPDLITSVRWADVYGLFKTFMYSANPTQTR is encoded by the coding sequence ATGACCCAGATCATCCAGACCTATATCGACATGGGCAGCTCTGCCACCAAGTGTCTCTACTGGCAGGGCCAGCCCTACCTGCTGCACCTCGACCCCCAGGTGGCTCGGTTGAACCCAGCGCGGCTTGATCGACTAATGCTGGGCGGGTTGACCAGCCAGGAACCCGAGGACAGTGCCTATGTGATGGTGGGCAATAGTGCCTATGCCATTGGGGCGTTGGCGATCGCCCAAAAAGGTGACTCGGGTCTGGCTCTGCCGAAGCGCGATCGCGCTGTCTACAAAATCCTGGCTACCCTCGGCGTCATCGCTGAGAAAACCTTGGTCACCCAGGACTTCGACACCTCGGGTTGTGAGTTCACCGCTCAGCTGGGTCTGCTGCTGCCGCTGGAAGAATATTGGCAAGACCGCAAGGAGTTGAAGGCTCAGATTCTGGGAGCTATTTCAGACTTCAGCTTTCGGGGCCGGTCTCTGTTTGGGCAACTAGAGCGCGTTGAGATGCAGCCAGAAGGAGCTGGGCTCTACTTGGCGAAGGGATTACAGCTAGCGAGGGCTGGGGTGGGAATTCGCGATTCTACCGTCGTCGTCCTCATGTTCGGCCACCGCAATCTCTCTATCCTCACCTTCGAGAAGGGCAGCACACCCCAGGAAACCAACAGCACCTCCCAGGGGCCAGGGTTCGTGGAATACCTAAAGCAGTGTGCCACCGAACTGCCGGGTGTCGCTCCTGATGATCCGGCTCTGCTGGAAGCAATCCTTCAAGACCATCCTACCTTCCACGTCCCAGGCCGTAAGGAAGCTCTCGATCTGACCAGGGCCTGTAGTTATGCTCGGGAGTTCTATCTAGATCGGGTGAATCAGTTTCTGGTGGAGTGGCTGCCCTCGGCTGAAGTAGAGGTAATTGTCGGCGGGGGTGCCGCCTACTTTATTAGGCCAGAGCTGGAGCAGTTTTTTGACCAGCGCGGGCTTACTCAGCAGATCACCTGGGCCGAGGCCCTGCGACAGGAGATGACCGACGTGCTGCGAGGCCAGGAGGGTACGGCAGAACCCGACTTGATCACCAGCGTCCGCTGGGCCGATGTCTATGGGTTGTTCAAAACGTTCATGTACAGCGCCAATCCAACCCAGACCCGCTAG